The Polyangium aurulentum genomic interval GGTGGTGCGGGCTGACCGCGACGGCGGTGAAATGGCCGCTGCCGGGGGCGAACGCGAGCCAGATTGCAGCCTCTACGGCCGGCTGCGGGGAGGTGGCCACCATGGGCCCGAGTCTACCGCGAGAGGGGGGCAGATGAGAAGGAACCGGAGGAGGGGGAGTGACGGAGGCGCCGGCGGGGGTTGGTCGGGGCGGTGACCTGGCGTCCATGTTGAAGCCGTCCGGACGGTCTTTCGCCGCGCGTCACGTTCCGCGGGGACGAGCGAGCGGCCCGGGCCAGTCGCGGGCGCGGCCGTGGTAGAGCGCAGAGAGATTGCGAGGTGACCATGCCCCAAATCGTCCGAAGCTCGAAGTGGATCCCCGTTGCCGTTCTTCTGAGCCTTTCCGCGTGTGCGGCAGAGGAGCGCGAATTTTCCACCCCCTGCAAGGCCCTCATCTGCGACGATTTCGAGTCGTCCGAGGTCGGCGCGGCGCCCGCGGGGCGGTGGCGCGTGGGCACCTCCGACGACGGCATGGGGAACATGACGGGCGCGGTCGCCGTCGATTCGACCCGCGCTTTCAGCGGCAATCGATCGGTGAAGATCTCGACCGTCGAAAACGACAATTGGAAGAGCGCGCAGCTCATCTTCGCCGATACCTCGGCGCTGCCGACGAAGGACAACGTGGTCTTCGGCCGCGCGATGGTCTGGGTCGAATCGGTGCCGGACAAGAACCTGACCTGGGGGCTCATCACCGGCAAGGGAATGGTGCCCGGGGAGACCCATGAGGCTTATTATCGTTATGGCGGGAGCGAGCCGGTCCCCGGGCCCGACGGCAGCGTCGGCAGCAAGCTCGCGGCCTTCTACGATACGCCGGGCAGCTACGACGTGCCGCCCTCGGCACCCGAGACGAACTGCTGGAATCACGCCACGAGCGACATCATGCCCGTCGGGCGCTGGGCGTGCGTCGAGTGGAAATTCGACGGCGGAAACGACGAGATGCAGCTCTGGCTCGATGGCTTCGGCATCCCCGGGCTCAACCTGAAGGGCACGGGCCAGGGCTGCACCGGCGGCCAGTCGGCCGATTTCGTCTGGAAGGCGCCGACTTTCACCGAGATCCTGGTCGGCTGGGAGACCGGCGACCCCGACGTGGCCCGCACGATCTGGGTCGACGACGTCGTCATCGGGGCCGAGAAAGTGGGCTGCCCGTAGCGCGCCTCGCTTTCGCCCGGAAGCGGCCTCTTCCGCTCCCCTCGCATCTTCGCGCTCACCCCGAAATCGCCCCGCTCCGGCGCGAAAGCGCGATAGCATCGCCGCCGCCGCGCCACGCGCAGCACCGATCGCCCATGCGCTTCGTGAACAGCACCCCCTTGCCGAGCGTGCTCATCCCCAACGCCGAGGCGGGGGATGACATGACCGCGCTCGTCGTCTGCGCCGCCACGTTCACGATCGCGCCCGTGCCCGAGGGCAAGGAGCCCCAGGGGCCCACGCTGCAGCTCGCCCGCGTCCAGCGCCCCGTCGAGATGGGCTACCACAAGCCCGAGCCCGCCGACGACCACTTCGTCCGCTCCGGCGTCTCCGTCACCGCCTCGGGCCACGTCCACGCGCCCGGCGGCAAGGCGACGAAGGCCGACGCCACGCTCTCGGTCGGCAGCGAGACGCGCGTGGTGCGCGCGTTCGGGCCGCGCGTCTGGCGCGAGGGCATGTTCGGCGTCCTGTCCCCCACCTCGCCCTTGCCCTTCGATCGCGTGCCCATGACCTGGGAGCTCGCCTACGGCGGCGCGGTCTCCCGCAAGACGACGGCCATCAAGCACGAGGGGCGCGAGCTCATCGCGCCCGAGCACCCCGTCGCCTACCCGCAGAACGCCGAGGGCACGGGGTTTTACTTCGAGCGCGCGGACGCGGTCGAAAAGCCCCTGCCGCAGCTCGAGCACCCCGACATGCCCATCCGCGCCTGGGAC includes:
- a CDS encoding DUF2169 domain-containing protein: MNSTPLPSVLIPNAEAGDDMTALVVCAATFTIAPVPEGKEPQGPTLQLARVQRPVEMGYHKPEPADDHFVRSGVSVTASGHVHAPGGKATKADATLSVGSETRVVRAFGPRVWREGMFGVLSPTSPLPFDRVPMTWELAYGGAVSRKTTAIKHEGRELIAPEHPVAYPQNAEGTGFYFERADAVEKPLPQLEHPDMPIRAWDDRPHPVCFAPYALRGGMRPMSLMTSDEKVDFNRVGRLTARAAPWLVFNDVAPGTPIALRGMRPRGETLAFLVPEVPVSVRVILGPARFRMGLRLDTVDIDADAALVRFVYRVAFTYALIQHEIRETYLEPTNAFPKLPPP